Proteins encoded in a region of the Streptomyces liliiviolaceus genome:
- a CDS encoding acetylxylan esterase, with translation MALFDLPLDQLREYRSASVEPEDFDAFWGKTLQEAREHDLDARFEPVETHLRNVTVHDVTFAGFGGHPVRGWLILPAGADGPLPAVVEFIGYGGGRGLPHTHLLWASAGFAHFVMDTRGQGGAWGGGGDTPDPVGSVPAYPGFMTRGVDAPENYYYRRVFTDGVRAVEAARSHPLVDASRTAVVGTSQGGGISIAVGGLVPDLVAVAPDVPFLCDYPRATRLTDRDPYREIGNYLKTHRGRTGAVLRTLSYFDGVHFAARGRAPALFSAALEDQTCPPSTVFAAFNAWGHADKGIEVYDFNDHEGGGPYQEAVKLAWLPAYF, from the coding sequence ATGGCCTTGTTCGACCTTCCCCTCGATCAGCTGCGGGAGTATCGCAGCGCGTCCGTGGAGCCCGAGGACTTCGACGCCTTCTGGGGAAAAACACTTCAGGAGGCGCGCGAACACGACCTGGACGCCCGCTTCGAGCCGGTCGAGACGCACCTGCGGAACGTCACGGTGCACGACGTCACGTTCGCCGGGTTCGGCGGTCACCCGGTGCGGGGCTGGCTGATCCTTCCGGCCGGGGCGGACGGGCCGCTGCCCGCGGTCGTGGAGTTCATCGGGTACGGCGGCGGACGCGGCCTCCCGCACACGCATCTGCTGTGGGCCTCGGCCGGGTTCGCGCACTTCGTGATGGACACGCGGGGGCAGGGCGGCGCGTGGGGCGGCGGCGGTGACACGCCCGATCCGGTGGGCAGCGTGCCCGCGTATCCCGGGTTCATGACACGGGGTGTCGACGCTCCCGAGAACTACTACTACCGGCGGGTGTTCACCGACGGGGTGCGGGCCGTGGAGGCCGCGCGTTCGCATCCGCTGGTCGATGCCTCGCGGACCGCGGTCGTCGGCACGAGTCAAGGGGGCGGCATCTCGATCGCGGTGGGCGGGCTGGTGCCGGATCTCGTGGCGGTCGCGCCCGATGTTCCGTTCCTGTGCGACTATCCGCGCGCGACGCGGCTGACGGATCGGGATCCGTACCGGGAGATCGGGAACTACCTGAAGACGCACCGGGGGCGGACCGGGGCGGTGCTGCGCACGTTGTCGTACTTCGACGGGGTGCACTTCGCCGCGCGGGGGCGGGCGCCCGCGCTGTTCTCCGCGGCGCTGGAGGATCAGACGTGTCCGCCGTCGACGGTGTTCGCCGCGTTCAATGCGTGGGGGCATGCCGACAAGGGGATCGAGGTGTACGACTTCAACGACCACGAGGGTGGGGGGCCTTATCAGGAGGCGGTCAAGTTGGCTTGGCTGCCGGCGTATTTCTGA
- a CDS encoding GntR family transcriptional regulator, with protein sequence MARSTTHDDPQPLYARIASELLGALRDGSVPPGERLPGERQLAAHFGASRETVRQALDILRRDGLVATDRRGTHAKLPGLPVGHLPSLGFPLGADTTPSRAVDRATVAWETPPPEHAAALGLAPWRPTLVHRYESAAPDGHGRRTAVTSFSAVALAEVEELARYRDRADGTASAQLRRVYDWMRRAGLTLHHRDSITGPGDAASVRVTRRVHDQYARPLEITDLEVNAQQDALVYEFTLPAVAEPHGT encoded by the coding sequence ATGGCCCGCAGCACCACGCACGATGACCCACAGCCGCTGTACGCGCGGATCGCCTCGGAGCTGCTCGGGGCGTTGCGCGACGGATCCGTTCCGCCCGGCGAACGGCTGCCGGGCGAGCGGCAGTTGGCAGCGCACTTCGGAGCCAGCCGGGAGACGGTCCGGCAGGCCCTCGACATCCTTCGCCGGGACGGCCTGGTCGCCACCGACCGGCGCGGCACCCATGCGAAGCTGCCCGGTCTGCCGGTCGGGCATCTCCCGTCGCTCGGCTTTCCGCTCGGCGCCGACACGACTCCGTCCCGCGCCGTCGACCGGGCCACCGTGGCCTGGGAGACTCCCCCGCCGGAACACGCGGCGGCGCTGGGGCTGGCCCCGTGGCGGCCGACGCTGGTGCACCGCTACGAGTCCGCCGCACCGGACGGGCACGGGCGGCGGACCGCGGTGACGTCGTTCTCCGCGGTCGCGCTCGCGGAGGTCGAGGAACTCGCCCGCTACCGCGACCGCGCCGACGGCACGGCGTCGGCGCAACTGCGGCGCGTGTACGACTGGATGCGCCGGGCGGGGCTGACCCTGCACCACCGCGACTCCATCACCGGGCCCGGCGACGCGGCCTCGGTGCGGGTGACACGGCGGGTGCACGACCAGTACGCCCGCCCCCTGGAGATCACCGATCTGGAGGTGAATGCCCAGCAGGACGCACTGGTCTACGAGTTCACGCTCCCGGCGGTCGCCGAGCCGCACGGAACGTGA